The genomic stretch AAGGTCCGCACGGTCGGGTGATTCGTGGGCCAGTCCTCGGCCTGGGCACGGCGCAGCGCGGGGCCGAGCAGGGCGTCCAGCGCGTCCTGATGGGCCCGCACCTCGCGCAAGAGGGGCAGTTCCTGCCGCAGACGCTCCTGCCATCGGGACTCGGCCAGCGCGAGCACCAGGCGGTAGTAGCGCTCCCGGGCGGGCGCGAGCAGAACGGACTGGCCCTCCAGACGGACCTGGAATTCGTCGTCGATGGGCGCGGCCATGGGGACGAGTATAGCGCCGGACTCAAGCCGTCTGGGCGGTGACGTCCTTGGGCCGCAGCGGGGCGGCGAGCCGCTCGGCCTCGACGCCCAGGGGGCCTTCGGGATCCAACGCCTTGGCACGCTCGAAGGCGGCGAGCGCGGCCTCGCGATCTCCCTTCAGCTTGAGGGCAACCCCCACGTTGAGGTGCGCGCCAACGTTGTCCCGGTCCATGGAGAGCGCCTCGCGGAAGGCGGCGAGCGCCTCGTCCAGGTCTCCGGCGAGCAGGGCCTCCTTGCCGGCCTGCACGCGCTTGTCCGCGTCGTTGACGAGTTCCACCTGGAGCAGGCTGCCCCCGGCCACGGTGAAGATGAGCGCGCGCAGGATGCCGCCCCAGTAGAAGGTCAGGCCCTCGGCGGCCGCCACGGCGGCGATGGGCAGATCCGGCAGCAGTTGCTTGCCGCGGAACTTGAAGCGCACCTTCGTGTAGCGGCCCTTGTTCGCCCAGTGGACGACCTCCGCGCGCAGCTTGTTCAAGCCCTCCTCGATGCGCTTGGGATCGATCTCGAAGGGGAACGCGACGCCGCCCACGGGCTCGCCCGCGGGCAGGGCCTTCTGCTCGGGCACGGACTCCGCCACGGGTTCGGCGACGAGCCCGGCGAAGGAGGAGGCGGGGGGAAGCACGTCCACCGGAACAGGCGGCGGCACTGGGGCCCGGGCCTTCTTCTTCGCCGCGGGCGGCCGCGCCTGGGCCACCGGATTCTTCACGGACGAGGGGCGCTTCTTCGCGGCAGCGGCGCTCTTCTTCGGAGCCGCGACGGCCTTCTTCGGGCTCGCCGGGGCCTTGCGGGGTGAGGTCTTCGCCATGGTGAGGGGACTCTAACCAGTCGCGAGGCAACGCGCTCGCGGGGGGCGCCCCTCACCCGGGCAGCCGCCAATCCACGGGCGCGCGCCCGCGCTTCTCCAGCTCCGCGTTGGCGAGGCTGAAGGGCT from Cystobacter ferrugineus encodes the following:
- a CDS encoding tetratricopeptide repeat protein — translated: MAKTSPRKAPASPKKAVAAPKKSAAAAKKRPSSVKNPVAQARPPAAKKKARAPVPPPVPVDVLPPASSFAGLVAEPVAESVPEQKALPAGEPVGGVAFPFEIDPKRIEEGLNKLRAEVVHWANKGRYTKVRFKFRGKQLLPDLPIAAVAAAEGLTFYWGGILRALIFTVAGGSLLQVELVNDADKRVQAGKEALLAGDLDEALAAFREALSMDRDNVGAHLNVGVALKLKGDREAALAAFERAKALDPEGPLGVEAERLAAPLRPKDVTAQTA